From one Streptomyces sp. NBC_01478 genomic stretch:
- a CDS encoding FAD-dependent oxidoreductase has protein sequence MSRRVLVVGAGPVGLGLAHGLHVRGAEVAVVERAPELTEVGWAISLTDRHHKALDQLGLPPGLWQRDLMVREYIFDAHTSVPVDTMPSYPGMLLERSVLQTRLLDPVRDLVRTGTTPAAVEDDGITVGVRFDDGTTGEYDAVIGADGVRSWIRLNVLGGPAPFDIGCTVMRFRLPNKIGVTFAARTTPVQGSRLAYFLIDGGKTLHCMVFINDPARRHRDTRLSALAERFAGLQGPLGYVVEAMRSDPDHLAVDIEQVTTTVWARGRVAIAGDAAHAMSPALGQGGGAGLEDAAVLSDLLTAPGLPVEQALSGYERLRRPAAQELQYRSFNAARDLVPPPLKALM, from the coding sequence ATGAGCCGCCGAGTCCTTGTCGTCGGCGCCGGGCCTGTAGGACTCGGCCTCGCCCACGGTCTGCACGTCCGGGGCGCTGAGGTGGCGGTGGTGGAACGGGCCCCAGAGCTGACCGAGGTCGGATGGGCGATCTCGCTGACCGACCGGCATCACAAGGCGCTGGATCAGCTGGGCTTACCGCCTGGCCTGTGGCAGCGGGACCTGATGGTGCGCGAGTACATCTTCGACGCGCACACCTCGGTTCCCGTGGACACCATGCCGAGTTACCCCGGAATGCTGCTGGAGCGGTCTGTCTTACAGACGCGGCTCCTCGATCCGGTCCGTGACCTGGTTCGCACCGGCACCACTCCAGCCGCGGTCGAGGACGACGGCATCACCGTCGGCGTCCGCTTCGACGATGGCACCACCGGCGAGTACGACGCCGTCATCGGAGCTGACGGCGTCCGCTCCTGGATCCGCCTCAACGTCCTCGGCGGTCCTGCACCGTTCGATATCGGCTGCACCGTGATGCGTTTCCGCCTCCCGAACAAGATCGGCGTGACCTTCGCCGCCCGCACCACACCGGTCCAGGGCTCGCGACTGGCGTACTTCCTGATCGACGGGGGCAAGACCCTGCACTGCATGGTGTTCATCAACGACCCGGCCCGGCGGCACCGTGACACCCGGCTGAGCGCGCTGGCTGAACGATTCGCTGGCCTGCAAGGCCCCCTCGGCTACGTGGTCGAGGCCATGCGGTCTGACCCCGACCACCTCGCCGTCGACATCGAGCAGGTCACCACCACCGTCTGGGCCCGTGGCCGGGTCGCGATCGCCGGCGACGCCGCCCACGCCATGAGCCCGGCTCTCGGTCAAGGGGGCGGTGCGGGACTCGAGGATGCGGCAGTCCTCTCGGATCTGCTCACGGCCCCCGGGCTCCCGGTCGAACAGGCCCTCTCCGGCTACGAACGACTCCGCCGTCCAGCCGCGCAGGAACTGCAGTACCGCTCCTTCAACGCGGCTCGCGATCTCGTACCGCCTCCGCTGAAAGCCCTGATGTAA
- a CDS encoding SDR family NAD(P)-dependent oxidoreductase produces MTTQRTALVTGGGSGIGRAAAELLADQGWSVMITGRREDPLREIAKGRDSIAVHVGDVSADGSARDMVQATLAEFGRLDALVNNAGMLSPVGTAEITADHLDALFRTNVHGPVQLVAAAADALADGGSIVNVTSAIAHKPTGGPLYYAASKSTLGYLTRCWAAELAPRKIRVNAIAPGPTESDILSTIANPEVVEQIKAAEAASLPLKRRGTAAEVARWIVALADPDASWVTGQILAVDGGMSVG; encoded by the coding sequence ATGACGACGCAACGCACTGCTCTCGTTACCGGTGGTGGCAGCGGGATCGGGCGAGCTGCCGCCGAACTGCTGGCTGACCAAGGGTGGTCGGTGATGATCACTGGCCGCCGTGAGGACCCGCTGCGCGAGATAGCGAAAGGACGTGACTCGATAGCGGTGCACGTCGGGGATGTCTCCGCCGATGGCTCCGCGAGGGACATGGTCCAGGCAACCCTCGCTGAGTTCGGACGGCTGGACGCGCTGGTCAACAACGCGGGCATGCTTTCTCCCGTAGGCACGGCGGAGATCACCGCCGACCACCTGGACGCGCTGTTCCGTACCAACGTGCACGGCCCGGTCCAGCTGGTGGCCGCAGCTGCGGACGCACTGGCCGACGGTGGCAGCATCGTCAACGTCACCAGCGCCATCGCGCACAAACCCACCGGCGGGCCGCTCTACTACGCCGCGAGCAAGTCCACGCTGGGGTATCTGACGCGTTGCTGGGCAGCAGAACTGGCCCCGCGTAAAATCCGGGTCAACGCGATCGCGCCCGGCCCGACCGAGTCCGACATTCTCTCCACGATCGCCAACCCGGAGGTGGTCGAGCAGATCAAGGCGGCCGAGGCCGCGAGTCTGCCGCTCAAGCGCCGTGGAACCGCCGCGGAGGTCGCACGGTGGATCGTTGCCCTGGCCGACCCGGACGCTTCCTGGGTGACCGGCCAGATCCTGGCCGTCGATGGCGGGATGTCGGTCGGATGA
- a CDS encoding TetR/AcrR family transcriptional regulator has protein sequence MPRISTDRRSRVRRAIIDAAADCFARKGFAATSMPEICAAANMSVGGIYRHFASREDLINAVFEAIRAPVVAALDEAAQGPDVLDTAEVIDLVHNTLIQSAPGSAPRLIVGQFWAELLRDPTHPGPHQPLATALHAALTRLVARANPDAPEPERLAVALIAAGMGVFLTQSIVDAKASTRELIDAMSVLLRHGPTLT, from the coding sequence ATGCCTCGTATATCGACTGACCGACGCTCGCGCGTACGTCGTGCCATCATCGACGCCGCCGCGGACTGCTTCGCGCGCAAGGGCTTCGCCGCCACGTCTATGCCGGAGATCTGTGCGGCGGCGAACATGTCCGTGGGTGGCATCTACCGCCACTTCGCGAGCAGGGAAGACCTGATCAATGCAGTGTTCGAGGCCATCCGCGCACCAGTCGTCGCAGCCCTCGACGAGGCCGCGCAGGGCCCTGATGTCCTCGACACAGCGGAAGTGATCGACCTCGTGCACAACACTCTGATACAGAGTGCGCCAGGCTCGGCACCGCGGCTTATAGTGGGTCAGTTCTGGGCTGAACTCCTCCGGGATCCGACCCACCCCGGCCCGCACCAGCCGCTGGCTACGGCGCTGCACGCAGCGCTGACCCGACTCGTCGCACGGGCGAATCCGGACGCCCCTGAACCCGAGCGGCTCGCCGTCGCCCTGATAGCGGCAGGCATGGGGGTTTTCCTTACCCAGAGCATTGTCGATGCGAAGGCGTCGACCCGCGAACTGATCGACGCAATGTCAGTACTCCTCCGACACGGCCCGACCCTGACCTGA
- a CDS encoding helix-turn-helix domain-containing protein, whose product MGRQEKPISSTVPAVVVLAEYLRGQRRQAGLTYSQLAGFSTHDKTTLSRAASGRTTPGEGVVLDFVRVCAAAQGHSPDEALAEARRLWRVARYEERRADSGTRRPQAPAVEVIADRAEMSAALCELYEKAGAPSFQRMEELAGGYGKLPHSTAHRIVRRGRVPCSVRQLTGFLDACGVAGVEQRPWIDAWHKVRQDSTAVAPQLPHPTDAADLRRLTVEGKNRSTGRGMPGRTEARSASLCTHHDVVVPHCFAL is encoded by the coding sequence ATGGGGCGGCAGGAGAAGCCGATCAGCAGCACTGTTCCTGCCGTCGTTGTCCTCGCAGAGTACCTGCGAGGACAACGACGGCAGGCCGGGCTGACCTACAGTCAGCTCGCCGGATTCAGCACCCACGACAAGACCACCCTCAGCCGGGCCGCGTCGGGCAGGACAACTCCCGGCGAGGGCGTCGTCCTCGACTTCGTCCGCGTATGCGCTGCTGCGCAGGGCCACAGCCCCGATGAAGCCCTCGCCGAAGCCCGTAGGCTGTGGCGCGTGGCCCGGTATGAAGAGCGACGGGCCGACAGTGGTACTCGGCGGCCGCAGGCTCCTGCGGTCGAAGTCATCGCCGACCGGGCCGAGATGAGCGCGGCGCTGTGTGAACTGTACGAGAAGGCCGGTGCCCCCTCGTTCCAGCGGATGGAGGAACTGGCTGGCGGCTACGGAAAACTGCCGCACAGCACGGCACACCGCATCGTCCGGCGGGGAAGGGTTCCTTGCAGCGTGCGGCAGCTCACGGGGTTCCTGGATGCTTGTGGCGTCGCGGGGGTCGAGCAGCGGCCGTGGATCGATGCCTGGCATAAGGTCCGCCAGGACAGCACCGCCGTGGCTCCCCAACTACCGCACCCGACCGACGCGGCCGATCTGCGCAGACTGACTGTAGAAGGCAAGAACCGCAGTACCGGACGTGGAATGCCCGGCCGTACTGAGGCTCGTTCCGCCAGCCTCTGCACGCACCACGATGTAGTCGTCCCCCATTGCTTCGCGCTGTGA